A section of the Leishmania panamensis strain MHOM/PA/94/PSC-1 chromosome 3 sequence genome encodes:
- a CDS encoding hypothetical protein (TriTrypDB/GeneDB-style sysID: LpmP.03.0770) has protein sequence MTSTADGVEEATSVLLDVPALASRPLSPSPPPLVSSADAEPQLLKSPPSASCDQQQDVPLPLPLPASPMTRRCRRPLSSASASAHYLTTTTAATARSRSPRNSAAVRSAAPSPSTSLAPPRRQCLQRSRTATTAESRTTPSPPTSVLPLPPPAPSSPPLGKASVPPLRSTAVPSAGGRSTSAARTQSSQQQQRQQRSTQPGTAPRLATAVRGTSAAVSPYRSLIDAVLDEQFTVGPGSPPSQQQQQQAAAAGVVVDAADTILAEVIPSKRRKCGGGVAVRLQQHGAQHLASLGRTEGDLGDGDDSEDDCKIADPTLAPLHQQALRLQPLPPAASASALIEAAALLGSDGGEQAETLADIVAVAPTQSAMQSAVQSTLATERARLLCNSPCTGLTQDAAGGVTGLEAAEARERLWRPTTEPRVVARAFHHTGVRGAVTDRHAGAASTRVPNSMRAAAPPPALPTAFAEFLKVEADAEAAVQGREATATCATERQRHASPPHHTHNVASPRAGASSMSAPTTTLPTSFTLAASLPVMSPAAESAAVLQELKAVQRRLREHGHRLETAAAATGATPPEACPPAAAPPKGMQGLESCSPCDISTNASSASSTATNSSSTPTEHNKRHDSARRTRVVGLRRPSSDYWVAASLTEIVDALDGQRTASLARERRTHKRKRSQANFDPASYARRLLDTTARSSTSLTASDDDDSEYDTTGCHSRGVQEGRCGDGRGKASESSRYHRLSSAPCALGGLSPASMKREALLRSGPAWATAAAELGLTPTEVQDLLRYSLSSTDAAAAWLASARLHTHNVKGVVKAAVDTQDNDDVGRARTERGKKRSNSNDEVGGPPSVAQTHRPHRLASASLDVAAQTALVQRIVAAMPAIPTELQAELSRQRRLLERVCRDVSCMSASAHAAVRARLASPTVSSAAARQPSSVELSTGVRGREGLQTILPTAAEAHKVQAQHEEHQQLLFASLPRPAAQALITASGLRGAAADPSRPLPPFHAVVARPTRHTAPVTPASPMGNGASTPREPYETALHELAERETRHYVSELDRLRTMYDRQLQEERRQRQQERRHYAELLQSQQQKMLRHHRETVHLLQRESRLQQQQQESLVQKLAASQAAAAQRQQTQHEQATKHMLAGAVDVMKSYVTAEGVGGGKQVEMGPPAGVTVAPGVMQKSRRQQQRKRPVGSLAPSLAAAHGPDESDNSGTGRKYTAAGVAVTAGTPPHPSVHGPIADAASRTSPLRRPASTTNAAPSSVSSTATSPSRGMHASPAKQNYEEGAVTPTATGKRGERHHTPDITLSVAPSVSALVPTPAASTQAGVAVAGAGPPTNTPEMLRAVYGGDAGPPPRRPRTQGRMTLPLHVQLPPEEDTTTRQRLGEAALMAELSDLCAMAAAHDAGLAEGTRLYGVQPRRPRLSQPAPSPNTGEAAVERLNQAAPRRALSASPSSAAAKRRARGPDSGKVARRRRAESQWSGSGRNRGGRAVGSGFKNPGPSTGRRWRGTSPYATTGNSSGGVAHRSNLPLPHRFDTEVVSLLCSEAGTAPSHVVASSTAYAVPVAPHDVVTRPAQYSGMWSEAICVGGRHAHGARASDQETADAVVAAAGVTAGRPSIGRPLLVLTQPVGGAVATSGSCTPQEVDAQLRAALHHRASLVRDLRHKKSPCTSPPRSAPPQAEAAATLVHDDGSTGNDDDDDGHTAVNVAGSLPPCDGVFFGASAEVLINATDSCAVGDDSDGALPSSLDVAPVPLVMLTDYTRAWVLYTAAEREVESHAQALAAEDAGVLEAVSRAPEHRRRCQGEENDAASTLVARLPRPASTAAAVCYREKELSYGDPSLQGGSMYVSPRMAAEAQALREARRRLSEIRACFIAPPSLGAASVLGNVSAGRVTGVDIALRDAALVRQLVDATVLSVLETQHQHSQPDLVRQVMAALEHEILRLMLAGCLEEEVERASGAAMKEKAHGRREKAQQQPQLDADLARALAEATLEDAVHAALERSRCGKKTCQAATSPDATAAATSETTVMDAPAARMDAPSAAEVELHESVRIPRTAPTAWLRDVHSPPPQPQEPPPPRDVRNAQSEADTITATATVVLPPPRGDNHAATCFAALRAAEPTPQEVRIVVDLSPVVHHMGTLRDLAAAMPVHDSQQQQYCPQSYPPVQQEQLPSRWMALEDRRDVIVEVETHLAVAEVKAEVVDEHTRVAAPTSDYGGLPAPAVSTTLPTVPPPLPLPVVTVADITSAHVHGTTALADRTASRDPPQLMLLRLLQSALLDQERLQRTNLTDREEEQRQAHKLLCEVAKAAAERRMFAVPPSPSVAAISTVQSKPALPQQLGTNAAPDKARHEDGEAAETAMSRVSAPPSQKPPLVRDPVMEFVLERMRQFGASQEQRLSMRGTGTGISSASPVEDLTVAAQTAGLHDAAPPAETAAHRPLPDPFVRYAASRPSTRNLGSSTTTVSSCSSLSSSLPTSSSLSSSLPTSSSSSSSSSSLLTDQALGRARITGDWYSRAQHTCVPHRISSGAPVETSMAYLRPPTRKARPVLDMQRDDASASTATTHYTTGRNSVVFPSAEKFQEDRAVPTGSSGLLPPRASAEVQAALTAALHAHQQAKRADVSTATLAAGYHVEVDDISLGSPVGNHPYAVSPPVSTAAAVQRSSPAKLRAPPPTWSAMTQERGDARGGSSSGEAKGAVDDVWKPTPSVATREKVVGTIAVVGHRGAREQRATKPQPTSPPRTAAWAYTSLTSTSTSSHSGNGGDPGSGREPNRAYSAQDTTFTSPAIDGDAPASSALPFLPARTRHTTEPARRNSVPPASMPTSQPLPVTTAAAPLPSSPSSLHEHGQLLLAPVLRAQQEQRATES, from the coding sequence ATGACCTCCACTGCGGATGGAGTAGAGGAAGCGACCTCGGTTCTGCTTGACGTGCCAGCACTCGCATCAAGGCCtctgtcgccgtcgccaccaccgctggttTCTTCCGCTGATGCGGAGCCGCAGCTTCTAAAGTCTCCACCATCGGCATCATGTGACCAGCAACAAGACGTTCCActccctctgcctctgcccGCCTCACCCATGACACGCCGGTGCAGGCGGCCCCTCTCCTCAGCGAGCGCGTCGGCACATTACCTCACCAcaaccaccgccgccactgcacgGAGCCGCAGCCCTCGCAACTCGGCCGCAGTGCGTTCTgcagccccctctccctccacgtCTCTGGCACCGCCTAGAAGGCAGTGCCTACAACGCTCCCGAACAGCGACCACCGCGGAGAGCCGAACCACTCCGTCGCCACCGACATCTGTTCtgccactaccaccgcccgcaccatcatcgccgccgcttgGAAAGGCCTCAGTGCCACCGCTGAGAAGCACAGCAGTGCCTTCTGCTGGCGGCCGCAGCACGTCAGCAGCTCGCACGCAGTCatcacagcaacagcagcggcagcagcgctccacACAGCCCGGGACTGCACCCCGTCTGGCAACAGCGGTGAGGGGGACGTCGGCAGCCGTATCGCCGTACCGCTCACTCATCGACGCTGTCCTGGATGAGCAGTTTACGGTCGGACCGGgctcaccgccgtcgcagcagcagcagcagcaggcggcagccgcaggtGTGGTCGTGGACGCGGCTGACACCATCCTGGCAGAGGTAATTCCGAGTAAACGCCGAAaatgcggcggcggtgtggcagtgcggctgcagcagcacggggcgcagcacctcgccagCCTCGGTCGAACTGAAGGGGACCTCGGCGATGGTGATGATAGCGAGGACGATTGTAAAATTGCGGACCCTacgctggcgccgcttcACCAACAAGCTCTGAGGCTCCAGCCGCTTCCACCCGCAGCTTCTGCATCGGCGTTGatagaggcggcggcactgttGGGCAGCGACGGGGGCGAGCAAGCGGAGACGTTGGCGGACATCGTTGCCGTCGCACCAACGCAGTCGGCCATGCAGTCGGCTGTGCAGTCGACGTTGGCGAcagagcgcgcgcgcctgctATGCAATAGTCCCTGCACGGGACTCACACAGGACGCCGCGGGCGGAGTGACAGGGCTGGAGGCTGCAGAGGCCAGAGAGCGCTTGTGGCGGCCGACGACAGAGCCACGTGTCGTGGCACGGGCCTTCCACCACACTGGTGTTCGCGGTGCAGTAACTGACAGACacgccggcgctgcctcTACGAGGGTGCCGAACTCGAtgagagcggcggcgccaccgccggcacTGCCCACTGCGTTTGCGGAGTTTTTGAAAGTCGAGGCCGACGCCGAGGCGGCTGTGCAGGGCAGAGAAGCGACTGCCACGTGCGCCACAGAGCGCCAACGACATGCCTCACCGccacaccacacccacaACGTCGCGAGCCCACGCGCTGGTGCGTCGTCGATGTCAGCCCCTACCACAACCCTCCCGACCTCGTTCACGCTTGCGGCTTCCCTGCCGGTGATGTCGCCGGCAGCCGAGAGCGCAGCTGTTTTGCAAGAGCTGAAAGCTGTGCAGCGACGTCTGCGCGAGCACGGGCATCGCCTAGagactgcggcggcagcgaccgGAGCGACACCACCGGAGGCATGCccccctgctgcggcgccgcctaAAGGCATGCAGGGACTGGAGAGCTGCTCCCCTTGTGACATCTCCACCAACGCCTCATCGGCCTCATCGACGGCCACTaatagcagcagcacgccaacGGAGCATAACAAGCGGCACGACAGCGCTCGCAGGACCCGCGTGGTGGGGCTCCGTCGCCCCAGCTCCGACTACTGGGTCGCCGCCTCCTTAACAGAGATCGTCGACGCTCTTGATGGACAacgcaccgcctccctgGCGCGGGAGCGCCGAACGCACAAGCGGAAACGCAGCCAAGCAAACTTTGATCCCGCCAGCTACGCCCGGCGTCTTCTGGACACGACCGCTCGCTCGTCTACCTCGTTGACCGCCTCAGACGACGACGATAGCGAGTACGACACCACCGGCTGCCACAGCCGGGGCGTGCAGGAAGGGAGATGTGGCGATGGGCGAGGAAAAGCTTCAGAGAGCAGTCGCTATCATCGCTTATCAAGCGCGCCATGTGCGTTGGGCGGTCTCTCGCCAGCCTCGATGAAGCGTGAGGCCCTCCTCCGCTCCGGGCCGGCGTgggccacagcggcagctgagcTTGGGCTCACCCCGACAGAGGTGCAAGACCTCCTGCGGTACAGCCTCAGCTccaccgacgctgctgccgcatgGCTTGCCTCTGCTAGACTCCATACACACAATGTCAAGGGAGTCGTCAAAGCTGCGGTGGACACGCAGGACAATGACGATGTTGGCcgagcacgcacagagaggggaaagaaacgcagcaacagcaacgacgagGTAGGCGGACCTCCATCAGTGGCGCAGACGCACCGCCCACATCGATTGGCCTCCGCATCGCTGGATGTGGCAGCGCAGACCGCCCTTGTACAACGTATCGTCGCGGCGATGCCCGCCATCCCTACCGAGCTGCAGGCCGAGTtgagccgccagcgccgtcttCTGGAGCGAGTCTGCCGCGATGTGAGCTGCATGAGCGCGTCAGCACACGCTGCCGTGCGAGCACGCCTAGCGTCGCCGACAGTGTCCTCGGCGGCTGCTCGCCAGCCGTCGTCAGTGGAGCTCAGCACGGGtgtgaggggaagagaagggttGCAGACAATTTTACCGACAgccgcagaggcacacaaaGTGCAAGCACAGCACGAGGAACATCAGCAGCTGTTATTCGCATCCCTACCGCgtccagcggcgcaggcgctgatAACTGCCAGCGGGCttcgcggcgccgcagcggacCCGTCACGGCCACTTCCACCCTTCCACGCCGTCGTGGCACGTCCCACGCGGCACACGGCGCCTGTTACTCCCGCCTCGCCAATGGGCAACGGCGCCTCGACACCGCGAGAGCCATACGAGACCGCGCTGCACGAACTGGCAGAGCGGGAGACGCGCCACTACGTCAGTGAGCTGGACCGTCTCCGTACCATGTACGACCGCCAGCTTCAAgaggagcgccgccagcgccagcaggaGCGGCGACATTACGCCGAGCTCCTCCAGagccagcagcagaagatGCTACGTCACCATCGCGAGACGGTGCACCTGCTACAGCGGGAGTCTCGCcttcaacagcagcagcaggagtcgCTCGTCCAGAAGCTGGCCGCCTCgcaagcggcggcagcacagcgacagcaaacTCAGCATGAGCAGGCGACGAAGCACATGCTCGCAGGTGCAGTGGATGTGATGAAGAGCTACGTAACGGCAGAGGGTGTTGGAGGAGGCAAACAAGTAGAGATGGGGCCTCCAGCTGGGGTGACTGTTGCCCCCGGCGTCATGCAGAAGAGTcgacggcaacagcagcggaagcggcCCGTCGGCAGCTTAGCTCCATCcctggcggcggcacacgGCCCTGATGAGAGTGACAACAGTGGCACTGGGAGAAAGTATACAGCAGCAGGCGTTGCGGTCACGGCTGGGACGCCCCCTCACCCATCGGTGCATGGGCCCATCGCGGACGCTGCATCGCGGACGAGCCCACTGCGGCGTCCAGCCAGTACAACAAATGCCGCGCCCTCCTCAGTGTCGTCGACGGCCACGTCACCGTCACGGGGCATGCACGCCTCACCGGCAAAGCAGAACTACGAAGAAGGCGCGGTGACGCCAACGGCAAcaggcaagagaggagagcgacacCACACCCCTGACATAACGCTATCCGTGGCCCCCTCTGTGTCAGCTCTTGTGCCAACACCGGCGGCTTCCACACAAGCAGGAGTCGCGGTTGCCGGTGCAGGGCCGCCCACGAACACACCAGAGATGCTGCGTGCCGTGTATGGCGGCGATGCTgggccaccgccgcgacggcCGCGGACACAGGGGCGCATGACGCTCCCTCTGCATGTGCAACTCCCTCCTGAGGAGGACACGACCACGCGCCAACGTCTCGGCGAGGCAGCGCTAATGGCCGAGTTGTCTGACCTATGCGccatggcggcagcgcacgacGCAGGGCTTGCAGAGGGTACACGCCTCTATGGCGTCcagcctcgccgtcctcgccTCTCCCAGCCAGCACCCTCCCCCAACACCGGGGAGGCGGCAGTAGAGAGGCTCAACCAGGCTGCCCCGCGCAGAGCTctgtcggcgtcgccgtcgtccgcGGCTGCCaagcggcgcgcgcgcggcccCGACAGCGGGAAGGtcgcgaggaggagacgtGCAGAGTCGcagtggagcggcagcgggcgTAACCGTGGCGGTCGAGCAGTAGGCAGCGGTTTCAAGAACCCGGGGCCCTCCACGGGTCGACGCTGGCGGGGTACATCCCCGTACGCCACCACTGGCAATTCAAGCGGCGGTGTTGCTCACCGCAGcaacctccccctccctcaccgctTCGACACGGAAGTCGTGAGCCTACTCTGCAGCGAGGCCGGCACAGCACCCTCGCACGTGGTCGCGTCCTCCACTGCATACGCAGTGCCCGTCGCCCCGCATGACGTCGTAACGAGGCCGGCCCAATACAGCGGTATGTGGTCAGAGGCCATCTGTGTGGGTGGCCGACACGCTCATGGCGCGAGAGCCTCGGATCAGGAGACGGCGGATGCTGTCGTCGCGGCTGCCGGGGTGACTGCTGGCAGGCCATCCATTGGGCGGCCGCTATTAGTGCTGACCCAGCCGGTTGGTGGCGCAGTGGCCACGTCTGGGTCGTGCACCCCACAGGAGGTGGATGCACAGCTacgcgcggcgctgcaccaccgtgCCAGCCTCGTCAGGGACCTCCGCCATAAGAAATCGCCATGCACATCGCCACCCCGCTCAGCGCCGCCTCAagctgaggcggcggcaacgctgGTGCACGACGACGGATCAACAGGcaatgatgatgatgatgatgggcATACCGCAGTGAATGTCGCgggctccctccccccgtgcGATGGCGTCTTCTTCGGTGCTTCAGCAGAGGTTTTGATCAATGCCACGgacagctgcgccgtcggAGACGACAGTGACGGTGCGCTGCCAAGCAGCCTTGACGTGGCGCCAGTGCCGCTAGTGATGCTGACTGATTACACACGAGCGTGGGTCCTCTATACCGCTGCGGAGCGCGAGGTCGAGAGCCATGCGCAGGCACTCGCGGCGGAAGACGCCGGCGTACTGGAGGCGGTCTCTCGGGCCCCAGAGCATCGCCGGCGCTgtcaaggagaagagaatgaCGCGGCGTCTACCCTTGTCGCGAGGCTGCCTCGTcctgccagcaccgccgccgctgtgtgCTACCGCGAGAAAGAGCTCAGTTATGGTGACCCATCGCTTCAGGGGGGCAGCATGTATGTTTCGCCGCGcatggcggcagaggcgcaggcacTGAGGGAGGCGCGCAGGCGGCTGTCAGAGATCCGCGCCTGCTTCATAGCACCGCCCTCCCTCGGCGCCGCCAGTGTGTTGGGCAACGTATCCGCAGGCAGGGTAACGGGGGTGGATATTGCATTGCGCGACGCCGCTCTCGTTCGCCAGCTCGTTGATGCGACCGTGTTGAGTGTGCTTGAGACGCAACACCAGCATTCGCAGCCGGACCTGGTACGGCAGGTTATGGCTGCCCTGGAACACGAGATTCTGCGTCTCATGCTGGCCGGCTGccttgaggaggaggtagaGAGGGCATCCGGAGCCGCCatgaaggagaaggcgcaTGGGCGACGGGaaaaggcgcagcagcagccccagCTGGACGCCGATCTCGCTCGCGCGCTCGCGGAAGCAACACTGGAGGACGCCGTGCACGCCGCTCTAGAGCGCTCTCGCTGTGGCAAGAAAACGTGCCAAGCCGCCACTTCTCCCGATGcaactgccgccgccaccagtgAGACAACAGTGATGGATGCCCCTGCCGCACGCATGGATGCCCCTTCGGCAGCGGAGGTCGAACTTCATGAAAGCGTACGCATCCCCCGCACCGCACCCACCGCGTGGCTGCGAGATGTTCACTCTCCACCGCCGCAACCGCAagagccaccgccaccgagaGACGTGAGGAATGCGCAGAGTGAGGCAGACACGATCACAGCGACGGCAACAGTGGtcctgccgccaccacgtgGCGACAACCACGCCGCCACATGCTTTGCGGCGCTGCGAGCAGCAGAGCCAACCccgcaggaggtgcgcatTGTGGTCGACCTCAGCCCTGTCGTGCACCACATGGGGACGCTGCGCgacctcgccgctgccatgccCGTGCACgactcgcagcagcagcagtactgtCCTCAGTCATACCCACCAGTACAACAGGAACAACTCCCCAGCCGGTGGATGGCACTCGAGGACCGCAGGGACGTCATTGTGGAGGTGGAGACCCATTTAGctgtggcggaggtgaaggcagagGTGGTAGACGAGCACACGCGTGTGGCAGCGCCCACCTCCGACTACGGCGGCCTGCCGGCTCCGGCTGTATCGACCACCTTGCCTacagtgccgccaccgctgccgctgccagtggTAACCGTTGCGGATATAACTtctgcgcatgtgcacgGCACAACAGCCCTAGCAGATCGCACGGCCTCGCGCGACCCACCGCAGCTCATGCTGCTACGTCTGCTTCAGTCAGCACTGCTCGAccaggagcggctgcagcgcaccaacCTGACTGACcgtgaagaggagcagcgccaggcCCACAAGCTGCTCTGCGAAGTTGCGAAGGCCGCCGCAGAGCGACGTATGTTCGCAGTACCGCCCTCAccgtcggtggcggcgatcTCCACAGTTCAGTCTAAGCCGGCTCTGCCACAACAACTTGGGACCAACGCGGCCCCCGATAAAGCACGGCACGAGGACggggaggcggcagagaCAGCCATGTCGAGAGTCAgtgcgccgccatcgcagaAGCCGCCTCTCGTGCGGGATCCGGTGATGGAATTTGTCCTGGAGCGGATGCGGCAGTTTGGCGCCTCGCAAGAGCAACGGCTATCGATGCGCGGCACGGGGACCGGCATCTCCTCGGCTTCCCCGGTAGAGGACCTCACCGTCGCGGCGCAGACGGCGGGACTGCATGACGCCGCACCACCTGCAGAGACCGCTGCTCACCGACCACTACCAGACCCCTTCGTGCGATACGCCGCGTCACGCCCCTCCACGCGCAACCTCGGCTCCTCGACGACAACGGTGTCCTCGtgctcgtcgctgtcgtcgtctctgcccacgtcgtcgtcactATCGTCGTCTCTgcccacgtcgtcgtcgtcgtcgtcgtcatcgtcatctcTGCTCACAGACCAGGCGTTAGGGCGGGCGAGGATAACCGGCGACTGGTACAGCCGTGCGCAACACACATGCGTGCCGCACCGCATCTCGTCGGGTGCACCGGTAGAGACGTCAATGGCCTACTTGCGCCCGCCTACACGCAAGGCGCGGCCGGTGCTCGACATGCAGCGCGACGACGCCTCTGCGAGCACGGCGACGACACACTACACGACGGGGCGCAACTCTGTGGTGTTCCCCTCTGCTGAGAAGTTTCAAGAGGACAGAGCGGTACCGACAGGTTCGTCgggcctcctccctcctcgcgcctccgccgaggtgcaggcagcgctgactgcagcgctgcatgcGCACCAGCAGGCCAAACGTGCCGACGTATCGACAGCAACTCTGGCAGCGGGTTACCACGTAGAGGTGGATGACATCTCACTGGGCTCTCCCGTGGGCAACCACCCCTACGCCGTCTCGCCGCCTGtgtccaccgcagccgctgtgcagcgcagcagccctgCCAAGCTGCGCGCCCCACCACCCACATGGTCCGCTATGACACAAGAGCGCGGCGatgcgcgcggcggcagcagcagcggggaggCGAAAGGTGCGGTGGATGATGTGTGGAAGCCGACGCCATCGGTGGCTACAAGAGAGAAAGTTGTGGGCACAATTGCCGTTGTAGGGCATCGCGGTGCTCGGGAACAGCGCGCCACCAAACCACAGCCGACGTCGCCCCCTCGCACCGCCGCGTGGGCCTACACGAGCTTGACAAGCACGTCTaccagcagccacagcggcaacggcggcgatCCTGGCAGTGGTCGCGAACCAAACCGCGCCTACTCTGCTCAAGACACCACTTTTACCTCTCCTGCAATCGACGGGGACGCGCCGGCATCCTCCGCGCTTCCGTTCCTGCCCGCTCGGACACGCCATACAACCGAGCCGGCGAGGAGAAACAGCGTACCGCCCGCTTCCATGCCTACGTCTCAGCCCCTGCCAGTTACCACGGCCGCAGCGCCCTTGCCGTCCTCACCATCGTCGCTGCACGAGCACGGTCAGCTTCTCCTAGCACCGGTGCTGCGTGCCCAGCAGGAACAGCGTGCCACGGAGTCGTAG
- a CDS encoding hypothetical protein (TriTrypDB/GeneDB-style sysID: LpmP.03.0780) translates to MRVYSSGPPSIYLRHAFLHQDRLIRCFLGALEAVPLPSLPRMLLAEGFQRMLEGDAPQRELRELFEDAEVECRKTLLQMGVNEDGRRAHHDPRDREAWHAVTHDPLRRLLAYELRAACSYYARLMAVSSNPYVSAAVGVRTIIASDVRTDNFLVKMTLKFDRHPRNVETGERLGEAMPLVVEELMKELLLLERDAFGCFRFDPRGDNHHLVHSLKLADMTKTPQSYSIMLDPLMKRYANYCIERKEVHKGRWNQYKVHCGPEDHRIDQVLPPFESVVAKDPITGGALNMIVHYDEPICLRHKQSSREEKGNFGHTEVFELAIEQKNRTFWERHFLDR, encoded by the coding sequence ATGCGTGTGTACAGCTCCGGCCCACCCTCCATCTACCTGCGCCACGCCTTCCTCCATCAGGATCGCCTCATTCGCTGCTTCTTGGGCGCCCTCGAGGCCGtcccgctgccgtcgctgccgcgaATGCTGCTCGCGGAGGGGTTTCAGCGGATGCTGGAGGGTgacgcgccgcagcgcgagCTGCGTGAGTTGTTCGAGGATGCAGAGGTGGAGTGCCGCAAGACGCTGTTGCAGATGGGTGTGAACGAGGATGGACGCCGCGCACACCACGACCCGCGCGATCGAGAGGCATGGCACGCTGTGACGCACGAtccactgcgccgcctcctcgcctaCGAGCTCCGTGCGGCGTGCAGCTACTACGCACGGCTGATGGCGGTGTCGAGCAATCCCTACGTCTCCGCGGCAGTCGGCGTGCGCACCATCATCGCCTCTGACGTTCGCACCGACAACTTCCTGGTAAAGATGACGCTCAAGTTCGACAGACACCCGCGCAACGTGGAGACGGGGGAGCGCCTCGGAGAGGCAATGCCGCTGGTagtggaggagctgatgaAGGAACTCCTGCTACTGGAGCGGGACGCCTTTGGCTGTTTTCGCTTCGACCCACGCGGCGACAACCACCACCTAGTGCACAGCCTCAAACTCGCCGACATGACCAAGACGCCGCAGTCTTACAGCATAATGCTTGACCCGCTCATGAAGAGGTACGCGAACTACTGTATCGAGCGCAAGGAGGTGCATAAGGGACGCTGGAACCAATACAAGGTCCACTGCGGCCCCGAGGACCACCGCATCGACCAAGTGCTGCCGCCCTTCGAGTCAGTCGTCGCCAAGGACCCTATCACCGGCGGCGCCTTGAACATGATCGTGCACTACGACGAGCCCATCTGCCTTCGCCACAAGCAAAGCTCAcgcgaggagaaggggaacTTCGGTCACACGGAGGTGTTTGAGTTGGCAATCGAGCAGAAAAATCGTACGTTCTGGGAGCGGCACTTCCTCGATCGatga